A window from Branchiostoma floridae strain S238N-H82 chromosome 16, Bfl_VNyyK, whole genome shotgun sequence encodes these proteins:
- the LOC118403523 gene encoding tripartite motif-containing protein 3-like, whose amino-acid sequence MAALSCSSCFDASGPHKILPCAHSFCWRCLVKCADRKADLSCPICGVVVRLPPQGVRGLSAHFLVDDLLEKFDRDLEKQSQKYCSVHKGEKVTIFCQTCVEAICVQCVGAWHSGHQMGGLTGSGTVTENARSLLVESKEHVQELHRLQCGIDSTIRQVDDCRERIENGIKLAARKAIDGIQRKEAQLMQELEGRVGHERLGLEQERREIQTAIGAVAEGWRMVDGEYSTRGRERLYESMGHLSDKVGQAQQTVRSTSRAYQVDLRFIPSEYESEDLLGSLVVNIGGDVEMRERHSGRYQSSGRGEPSSGATGRGTWSQTTSMFDDVGREGTTRWRSSTASTTVRMEDRAGTSKESALSPHSRSKLWLEEQDKEEGEVHKSGRALTPSVRPSPKAKSRPKPKGGTKKSSEDDTQVKKKLEVKVSESPAKTTPEAATSSTRGKKRGRKEEDALPPKDTPKKVKVEVEELVQFGEKGSRNGQFNEPNGVACSKNGEMFIIDRRNKRIQVFDSEGKFRRKFSTKVKGKDSDPRGLAISSVSGEVYVTDSKQKVVNVFSSLGEYIRSFGAGVVSIPCGIAVDNSGRAFVADMENHHVTVHDPEGNVAMEIGSAQRGDNHLHIPLGVALAPNGDVLVTDGFLRCIKRFGPDGSFRSKFDCPKNDERYQDPRGICVTPLGDVVSFSGGGCVALFDQEGEAVRRLVTQENGLEAPSAVAYQPEGRRLVVTDTKKHSITIKTI is encoded by the coding sequence atggcggctctgTCTTGCAGTAGCTGTTTTGACGCTTCGGGACCGCATAAAATCCTTCCGTGTGCCCATTCCTTCTGTTGGCGATGTCTCGTCAAGTGTGCCGACCGAAAAGCGGATCTCTCCTGTCCGATCTGCGGTGTTGTGGTGCGCCTACCACCGCAGGGAGTCCGCGGCCTCAGCGCCCACTTCCTCGTGGATGACCTCCTGGAAAAATTCGACCGCGACTTGGAGAAACAGTCTCAGAAGTACTGCTCCGTCCACAAAGGAGAAAAGGTGACGATTTTCTGTCAGACTTGCGTGGAGGCCATTTGTGTTCAGTGTGTTGGGGCATGGCACAGTGGGCACCAAATGGGCGGGCTAACAGGAAGCGGTACTGTCACCGAAAATGCAAGATCTCTTCTTGTAGAGAGCAAAGAACATGTGCAAGAACTACACAGGCTTCAGTGTGGGATCGACTCTACCATCCGCCAAGTTGACGACTGTAGAGAGCGGATAGAAAACGGGATCAAGCTAGCTGCACGGAAGGCTATAGACGGCATACAAAGGAAAGAGGCACAACTCATGCAAGAGCTTGAGGGGAGGGTGGGGCATGAACGGTTGGGCCTGGAGCAAGAAaggcgggaaattcaaactgcGATTGGGGCGGTAGCGGAGGGATGGAGAATGGTGGATGGAGAGTATTCCACTAGGGGGCGTGAACGGCTATACGAATCCATGGGGCACCTGTCTGACAAGGTGGGCCAAGCGCAGCAGACGGTACGGTCGACTTCTCGCGCCTACCAAGTCGACTTGAGGTTTATTCCGTCAGAGTATGAGAGCGAGGATCTTCTTGGAAGTCTTGTGGTCAACATTGGCGGGGACGTAGAGATGAGGGAGCGGCATTCTGGGCGATACCAATCCTCGGGTAGGGGAGAACCCAGCTCTGGTGCCACAGGGAGGGGTACTTGGTCCCAGACTACGTCCATGTTCGACGATGTAGGGAGAGAGGGAACCACAAGGTGGCGCTCTAGCACGGCATCTACGACTGTAAGGATGGAAGACAGAGCTGGTACAAGTAAAGAAAGTGCCCTGTCGCCTCATTCAAGGAGTAAGCTGTGGCTTGAGGAACAAGACAAAGAAGAGGGTGAGGTACACAAAAGCGGACGAGCCCTTACCCCAAGTGTCCGGCCTTCACCTAAAGCTAAGAGTAGGCCCAAACCCAAAGGCGGTACCAAGAAATCAAGCGAAGATGACACCCAAGTAAAGAAGAAGTTAGAAGTGAAAGTTAGTGAAAGTCCAGCTAAGACCACGCCAGAAGCCGCGACGTCGTCTACGAGGGGAAAGAAACGTGGAAGAAAGGAGGAAGACGCCTTGCCACCAAAGGACACTCCCAAGAAAGTTAAAGTTGAGGTAGAAGAGCTTGTACAGTTTGGCGAAAAGGGCTCTCGCAACGGACAGTTCAACGAGCCCAACGGCGTGGCGTGCTCAAAAAATGGCGAGATGTTCATAATCGACAGACGGAACAAGAGGATCCAAGTGTTCGACAGTGAAGGAAAGTTTCGCAGAAAGTTCTCCACCAAGGTGAAAGGAAAGGACAGCGACCCACGAGGTCTCGCGATAAGTTCCGTGAGTGGCGAAGTTTACGTCACCGATTCGAAGCAGAAAGTGGTGAACGTGTTTTCATCGTTGGGAGAGTACATTAGAAGTTTTGGTGCGGGGGTGGTAAGTATACCGTGCGGGATAGCTGTGGACAACTCTGGACGCGCGTTCGTCGCCGATATGGAGAACCATCACGTCACAGTCCACGATCCAGAAGGGAACGTTGCCATGGAGATCGGGTCCGCCCAACGAGGTGACAACCACCTGCACATTCCGCTAGGCGTCGCTCTTGCCCCGAACGGCGACGTACTCGTCACAGACGGCTTCTTGCGTTGCATCAAACGTTTCGGTCCAGATGGATCATTCCGGTCCAAGTTCGACTGTCCCAAAAATGACGAGAGGTACCAAGACCCCCGAGGTATCTGCGTGACTCCGCTTGGTGATGTCGTTTCTTTCTCCGGCGGTGGGTGTGTGGCCTTGTTCGACCAAGAAGGCGAGGCAGTGCGTCGTCTGGTCACCCAAGAAAACGGACTGGAGGCGCCTTCTGCAGTTGCCTACCAACCCGAAGGGCGGCGCCTTGTGGTCACCGACACCAAAAAGCACAGCATCACAATTAAAACAATCTAA
- the LOC118403633 gene encoding tripartite motif-containing protein 2-like: MAGPEKDLQQQIVDDLLTCGICLETFDSKLKKPKSLPSCRHIFCMECLTKHVATEQRRRGQGGWTTFECPTCRKKVNLSPKGVEGLPDDRTVLGLTDKVLNKGAVKLTTKGGEKYRKDGISLQVVDNCPKHPRENLRMFCNRCAMPVCAECVENEHDGHSTSGIKKVAGLSKENLNPLLSEGKWKTEELGGHLKGLQYAEERLQASREAATADVQNLGRTLKSEIDSIVANILGVIEGRYQNQLQILTREKDSASGKLKELSQICSGVEAELKNSTHSRIVEKEQEMGDKLKQVVSEDVPVSQDVLTLGFKASRTELSDLLFGEVTETVERVDRESFTNRILSQVGGNGIILNPGGVTTWEDEVYIVDRGNKQIHVFDYHGNSRRSFSTDVFGNGSEPQDVCVTIFENESRVLVTDKREQGLRIFDKYGTFIDRVGNVCMGPMGLTVSKQNQALIVVDEDTNCVRIGLPCPALGCLGPSANYSHSFNHPFGITTSLKGKIFISDCQNHCIKVLSSQGAHLHTFGSEGGGEGQLRHPLGVHCDDQGRILVADSGNRRVEVFSEEGEFVAHVVTAEDGLGCPVGVALLQERNTLVVTDAITHKLLFLRYS, translated from the exons ATGGCGGGTCCCGAAAAGGACTTACAGCAGCAAATAGTCGATGATCTCCTGACCTGCGGCATATGTTTAGAAACCTTCGACTCCAAGTTGAAGAAGCCAAAAAGTCTTCCGTCATGTCGGCATATCTTCTGCATGGAGTGTTTGACAAAACATGTCGCTACGGAACAGAGGAGGCGGGGGCAAGGAGGATGGACTACGTTCGAGTGCCCGACTTGTCGGAAGAAGGTGAACCTGTCGCCGAAGGGTGTGGAGGGACTGCCCGATGACAGGACTGTTCTAGGTTTGACGGACAAAGTTCTCAACAAGGGAGCTGTTAAACTAACAACGAAGGGCGGTGAGAAATACAGAAAG GATGGTATCAGCCTGCAAGTAGTTGACAACTGCCCAAAGCACCCGCGGGAAAATCTGCGTATGTTCTGTAACCGGTGTGCCATGCCCGTGTGCGCCGAGTGTGTGGAGAATGAACATGATGGACATAGCACGTCTG GAATTAAGAAAGTTGCAGGCCTGTCCAAGGAGAATTTGAACCCCCTTCTCAGCGAGGGCAAGTGGAAGACGGAAGAACTAGGCGGACACCTTAAGGGACTACAGTACGCCGAAGAACGTCTTCAAGCCAGCAGAGAAGCTGCAACAGCCGACGTGCAGAATCTGGGAAGAACACTCAAGTCTGAGATAGACTCAATAGTTGCTAACATCTTAGGTGTAATAGAAGGTCGCTATCAAAATCAGCTTCAAATATTAACCAGAGAGAAAGATTCTGCTTCTGGAAAACTAAAGGAACTCAGTCAGATCTGTTCAGGCGTAGAAGCAGAACTAAAAAACAGCACCCATTCAAGAATTGTAGAGAAAGAGCAAGAAATGGGTGATAAGTTGAAGCAAGTTGTGTCTGAAGATGTTCCAGTGTCTCAGGATGTTCTTACCTTGGGATTTAAGGCAAGTAGGACGGAACTCAGTGATCTGTTGTTTGGGGAGGTAACGGAAACCGTTGAGAGAGTAGATAGAGAGTCCTTTACGAATCGCATACTATCGCAGGTAGGTGGGAATGGTATTATATTAAACCCTGGAGGAGTAACAACATGGGAAGATGAGGTTTATATTGTAGATAGGGGGAACAAACAGATACATGTGTTTGACTACCATGGCAATAGCAGGCGTAGTTTCTCTACGGATGTCTTTGGGAACGGTTCCGAGCCGCAAGACGTCTGTGTGACCATTTTTGAGAACGAGAGCAGAGTTCTCGTCACGGATAAGCGCGAACAGGGCCTACGAATCTTTGACAAGTACGGCACATTCATAGACAGGGTGGGGAATGTCTGTATGGGCCCGATGGGACTTACTGTGAGTAAACAAAATCAGGCACTTATTGTTGTTGACGAAGACACCAACTGTGTCCGCATTGGGCTGCCATGCCCGGCACTGGGTTGTCTTGGCCCTTCAGCTAACTATTCCCACTCTTTCAATCACCCCTTTGGTATCACAACAAGCCTAAAAGGTAAAATCTTCATTTCTGATTGCCAGAATCACTGCATTAAAGTTCTGAGCTCACAGGGGGCGCACCTGCACACATTTGGATCAGAAGGTGGAGGGGAGGGCCAGTTGCGGCATCCGTTAGGTGTGCATTGTGATGATCAAGGTAGGATTCTCGTAGCTGATTCGGGAAACAGAAGAGTGGAAGTTTTCAGCGAGGAAGGGGAGTTTGTAGCACACGTGGTAACGGCAGAGGATGGCTTGGGTTGTCCGGTTGGGGTTGCACTGTTACAGGAGCGAAACACGTTGGTCGTAACGGATGCTATAACCCACAAACTTCTCTTTTTAAGATACAGCTGA
- the LOC118403524 gene encoding tripartite motif-containing protein 2-like gives MAVSPRGHRTHVTLSCSICFEEFPDAKILPCCHSFCWRCLINHEAERADFPCPVCGKTVHVPREGIQGLPEHLPIEDLLTRLEPGSKQPGSGIEPENGNLFCQRCKVPVTSERIRSRNHSGHKITPYQHPPPIPEEVRTQARPVVEKCLDGVLGLHDRQKNIDASLRHLEENKLKIADEIRMETQNWIAAILVRQDQLLRDLEDRTEDQRSNVVEGRLKIQAKIAEMSNLWVQMDDNLSNATFSAEHCDQSVDQICGPKDDTLLENIAKDRGPNFAFVPKPLPNDVVIVGELS, from the coding sequence ATGGCGGTCTCACCGAGAGGTCACCGCACACACGTCACCCTGTCCTGTAGCATTTGTTTTGAAGAGTTTCCCGACGCTAAAATTCTACCGTGCTGCCACAGCTTCTGTTGGCGGTGTCTGATCAACCACGAGGCCGAGAGAGCGGACTTCCCTTGCCCGGTGTGCGGGAAGACTGTCCACGTTCCCCGCGAAGGCATCCAGGGTCTCCCCGAGCACTTGCCAATCGAGGACCTACTCACGAGACTCGAGCCAGGTAGTAAACAACCGGGATCGGGAATCGAACCCGAGAATGGTAATCTGTTTTGCCAGCGGTGCAAGGTGCCTGTGACAAGCGAGCGAATTCGGAGTCGCAACCACAGTGGCCACAAGATCACCCCATACCAACACCCTCCCCCCATCCCGGAAGAAGTCCGTACCCAAGCCCGACCGGTCGTCGAGAAATGTCTGGACGGCGTTCTCGGCCTCCACGACCGCCAGAAAAACATCGACGCCTCGCTGCGACACCTGGAGGAAAACAAGCTCAAGATTGCGGACGAGATTCGGATGGAGACTCAAAATTGgatcgccgccatcttggtccGACAGGACCAACTACTTCGAGACCTTGAAGACCGCACCGAAGACCAAAGGTCGAATGTTGTCGAAGGAAGGCTGAAAATCCAAGCCAAGATAGCGGAAATGTCGAATCTGTGGGTACAAATGGATGACAACTTATCCAATGCAACATTTTCGGCCGAACATTGCGATCAGTCAGTTGACCAGATTTGTGGACCAAAAGATGATACCCTTCTTGAGAACATTGCGAAAGACAGGGGGCCAAATTTTGCCTTTGTCCCCAAACCACTACCGAATGACGTAGTCATAGTTGGGGAGCTTTCCTAA